The following are from one region of the Ignavibacteriota bacterium genome:
- a CDS encoding tetratricopeptide repeat protein produces MKEIRMLAAIMFTDMVGYTALMQENERKAKILRDKHRVVLDRLILEHRGQILQYYGDGTLSIFGSAIEAAVCGAKIQQELQSEPQVPLRIGIHAGDVVYDDEGVYGDGVNIASRIENLAVPGSVLISDKINDELKNQTDVSSVFLGRYELKNVKSPVKIYAIKMDGLVIPSPDQLEGKSAISENSIAVLPFINLSTDKENEYFSDGVTEELLNALAKVDGLLVTSRTSSFAFKGKNTDIREIGKTLGVKTVLEGSVRKYGNRVRVTAQLINSENGYHKWSETFDRNIEDIFAVQDELANSIVDQLKKTIKIHKSIEQLVKAPTENMDAYNLFLKGLDSWNKWSPDFVLKAIKYFEDAVAISSDFTAAYARLSACYSFLGAAGFMSNNVAYAKAKEYAEKAYKLDSSALDSRLAFGVVKYFNDWDWEGAEKCFLKAIEINPNSAEAHQYYAMLLSTLGYHKKALKESEIANQLDPLNAPISYILSFVYFNNNRTDLAIEQHKKTIELDPEFGDTWNSLAWIYLKSNDFQKGMDIFNQNLNQPAFKLKAISGLGYAYGKLGQPEKSKEYIQMLNEINSEQLPTNMEQAIIYTGLGEFDSAFDLLFSAIDKRLSGLNFINGKYWKELHDHPKFKEILQRMNLPPD; encoded by the coding sequence ATGAAAGAGATTAGAATGCTCGCTGCAATTATGTTTACCGATATGGTAGGCTATACTGCATTGATGCAGGAAAATGAACGCAAGGCAAAGATTTTAAGAGATAAACATCGGGTCGTTCTCGACAGGTTGATACTGGAACATCGCGGACAAATCTTGCAATATTATGGAGACGGAACGCTTTCAATCTTCGGCAGTGCAATCGAAGCTGCTGTGTGTGGGGCGAAAATCCAACAAGAACTTCAATCGGAACCACAAGTCCCGCTGCGCATTGGTATTCATGCAGGTGATGTTGTTTATGATGATGAGGGTGTTTACGGCGATGGAGTAAACATCGCATCAAGAATTGAAAATTTAGCCGTACCAGGAAGCGTACTTATATCTGATAAAATCAATGATGAATTGAAAAATCAGACTGATGTATCATCTGTTTTTCTTGGAAGATATGAGCTAAAGAATGTTAAATCGCCGGTGAAAATTTATGCAATCAAAATGGATGGCTTGGTTATTCCTTCTCCTGATCAGTTGGAAGGTAAATCAGCTATCTCAGAAAATTCCATTGCTGTTTTACCTTTTATAAATCTTAGTACTGATAAAGAAAATGAATATTTCAGTGATGGGGTAACAGAAGAATTACTAAATGCACTTGCAAAAGTTGATGGACTTCTGGTAACCTCAAGAACTTCTTCGTTTGCATTCAAAGGAAAAAATACAGACATCAGGGAGATAGGAAAAACGCTCGGTGTAAAAACAGTTCTTGAAGGTAGTGTACGTAAATATGGAAATCGTGTGAGAGTGACTGCACAGCTAATAAATTCAGAAAACGGATATCATAAATGGTCAGAAACTTTTGACAGAAATATTGAAGATATTTTTGCAGTGCAGGATGAATTGGCAAACTCAATTGTTGATCAGTTAAAGAAAACCATAAAAATTCATAAATCGATTGAACAGCTTGTTAAAGCTCCAACTGAAAACATGGATGCGTACAATTTGTTTCTGAAAGGTTTGGATAGTTGGAATAAGTGGTCACCGGATTTTGTACTCAAAGCAATAAAATATTTTGAGGATGCAGTTGCAATCTCATCGGATTTTACTGCAGCTTATGCACGGCTTTCTGCATGTTATTCTTTTTTAGGTGCTGCAGGTTTTATGTCAAACAATGTTGCTTATGCAAAGGCTAAAGAATATGCAGAGAAAGCTTACAAACTTGATAGCTCAGCACTGGATTCACGGCTTGCTTTCGGAGTAGTTAAATATTTTAACGATTGGGATTGGGAAGGTGCGGAGAAATGTTTTCTAAAGGCTATTGAAATAAATCCAAACTCTGCTGAAGCGCATCAATATTATGCAATGCTGTTATCTACTTTAGGTTATCATAAAAAAGCTTTAAAAGAATCTGAAATAGCAAACCAGCTTGATCCGTTAAATGCACCAATAAGTTATATTCTTTCATTTGTTTACTTCAATAATAACAGAACGGATTTAGCAATCGAACAGCATAAAAAAACAATTGAACTTGATCCCGAGTTTGGTGATACATGGAATAGTCTGGCATGGATTTATTTAAAATCAAATGACTTCCAAAAAGGAATGGATATTTTCAATCAGAATCTGAACCAGCCCGCATTTAAATTAAAAGCAATCTCTGGTTTAGGATATGCTTATGGAAAATTAGGTCAGCCTGAGAAATCTAAAGAATATATTCAGATGCTGAACGAGATTAATTCAGAGCAGCTGCCAACAAATATGGAACAGGCAATTATTTACACCGGACTCGGAGAATTTGATTCTGCATTTGATCTTTTATTCAGTGCTATTGATAAACGTCTGAGCGGTTTGAATTTTATAAATGGGAAATATTGGAAAGAACTTCACGACCATCCAAAGTTTAAAGAAATTCTTCAACGGATGAACTTACCTCCAGATTAA
- a CDS encoding queuosine precursor transporter, with protein sequence MSKSNNLFYILGAFFVANALLAEFIGVKIFSLEKSLSISPINLSFFGETDLSFNLTAGVLLWPVVFIMTDIINEYYGRKGVRFMSFTAAGLIAYAFLMVYAAMGLHPADFWIQRETTYGVINMDHAFNTIFGQGLWIIVGSLIAFLIGQFVDVYVFHYLRSITGSSKIWLRATGSTLISQFIDSFVVLLIAFYLGAGWDLSLVLAIGVVNYIYKFFIAILLTPLLYLLHFLIDRYLGKELSYKLIEEAAISSRIN encoded by the coding sequence ATGAGTAAAAGCAATAATCTTTTTTACATACTCGGAGCATTTTTTGTTGCTAATGCGCTTCTTGCTGAATTTATTGGAGTTAAAATTTTTTCACTTGAAAAATCTTTAAGTATTTCACCAATTAATCTTTCTTTCTTTGGAGAGACTGATTTGTCATTCAACTTAACTGCTGGCGTACTGCTTTGGCCGGTTGTTTTTATAATGACTGATATTATTAATGAATATTATGGTCGAAAAGGCGTTAGGTTTATGTCATTCACCGCTGCTGGTTTGATTGCGTATGCGTTTCTGATGGTTTACGCTGCAATGGGTCTGCATCCCGCTGATTTCTGGATTCAACGAGAAACTACTTATGGTGTAATTAATATGGATCATGCATTTAATACAATTTTCGGACAAGGTTTATGGATAATAGTTGGTTCTTTAATTGCTTTTTTAATAGGTCAATTTGTAGATGTTTATGTTTTTCATTATCTAAGATCAATTACAGGCAGCTCAAAAATATGGTTGCGTGCGACAGGTTCTACTTTGATATCTCAGTTTATTGACAGCTTTGTTGTTCTTTTGATTGCGTTTTATCTGGGAGCCGGATGGGACCTATCACTCGTCTTAGCAATTGGTGTTGTCAATTACATTTATAAGTTTTTCATTGCTATTCTGCTAACCCCGCTGTTGTATCTACTCCATTTTTTGATTGATAGATATCTCGGTAAAGAACTTTCTTATAAACTGATTGAAGAAGCTGCAATTTCCAGCCGGATAAATTAA
- a CDS encoding NADP-dependent malic enzyme, translating to MKISKEEALQYHSIDRKGKIEVIASKPCLTSRDLSLAYTPGVAEPCREIHNNVEDVYKYTAKGNLVAVVSNGTAVLGLGDIGAEAGKPVMEGKGVLFKRFADIDVFDIELASHNPKEIIRAVQMLEPTFGGINLEDIKAPECFEIEEELKATMKIPVFHDDQHGTAIISCAALINAAEVAGKKLDKLKIVVSGAGASAISCCKHYIMAGVKRENIWMFDTKGCVTKDRKDLNKYKELFAQTKGFATLADAMVGADVFIGLSTGGVVSKDMVKSMDKNPIIFAMANPDPEIMYDEAVSVREDLIMATGRSDFPNQVNNVLGFPFIFRGALDVRAVAINDEMKMAATLALAKLAKEKVPEMVLRAYGGEEFSFGKEYIIPKPFDPRVLWYVAPAVAKAAIETGVAKIKEMNWQEYEEKLKERLGLSKELIRVMIHKAQKHPLKVVYPEGEEEKIIRAAHVVYNDNMAYPVLLGNEIIIKDEIERLGFDQKEFQIYDPEASEKRNAYADAFFRKRSRKGATLKDTKNLMKKPNYFGSMMVELGEADALISGLTTSYPTTIRPALQCVGMKQGVKVVSGLYIVFAKQDVYFFADTTVNVNPNVEQLAEIAISTADTVKAFDVVPKIAMLSFSNFGSAPYPESIKVKQATELIKKLRPDLMVDGEMQADTAVVPEIIESEFPFSALKGKPNILIFPDLNSGNIAYKLMARIGQASVVGPILMGMNKTIHVLQRGASVDDIINMTAIAVADAGSKKK from the coding sequence ATGAAAATTAGTAAAGAAGAAGCCCTTCAATATCACTCGATAGATAGAAAAGGTAAAATAGAAGTTATTGCTTCGAAACCTTGTTTAACTTCGCGTGATCTCTCATTAGCTTACACACCCGGCGTTGCAGAACCTTGCCGTGAAATTCACAATAATGTGGAAGATGTTTATAAATACACGGCAAAAGGAAATCTCGTTGCCGTTGTTTCAAATGGTACTGCTGTGCTTGGACTTGGTGATATAGGCGCCGAGGCAGGAAAACCAGTTATGGAGGGTAAAGGAGTTCTCTTTAAAAGATTTGCAGACATTGATGTATTTGATATTGAACTTGCCTCACATAATCCAAAAGAAATAATAAGAGCAGTACAGATGCTCGAACCAACATTTGGTGGTATTAATCTTGAGGATATAAAAGCGCCCGAATGTTTCGAAATAGAAGAAGAACTTAAAGCCACAATGAAAATTCCTGTTTTCCATGATGATCAACATGGTACAGCTATTATTTCATGTGCGGCACTAATTAATGCGGCTGAAGTTGCAGGTAAAAAATTAGATAAGTTAAAAATTGTTGTCAGTGGTGCTGGTGCGTCGGCAATCTCTTGCTGCAAACACTACATAATGGCTGGTGTTAAAAGGGAAAATATCTGGATGTTTGATACTAAAGGCTGCGTTACCAAGGACAGAAAGGACCTTAATAAGTATAAAGAGTTGTTTGCGCAGACCAAAGGATTTGCAACTTTAGCTGATGCAATGGTAGGTGCAGATGTATTTATCGGTTTATCGACCGGTGGTGTAGTTAGCAAAGATATGGTAAAATCAATGGATAAAAATCCTATCATTTTTGCGATGGCAAATCCTGATCCTGAAATAATGTATGATGAAGCTGTATCGGTTAGAGAAGATTTAATTATGGCCACGGGGAGAAGTGACTTTCCCAATCAGGTAAATAATGTTCTCGGATTTCCGTTTATTTTCAGAGGTGCTTTAGATGTAAGGGCAGTAGCAATCAATGATGAAATGAAAATGGCTGCCACTTTGGCATTGGCAAAACTTGCAAAAGAAAAAGTACCTGAGATGGTTCTTAGAGCGTATGGTGGTGAAGAATTTTCTTTCGGTAAAGAATATATTATCCCAAAACCGTTCGATCCCAGAGTACTCTGGTATGTTGCTCCTGCTGTTGCCAAAGCAGCAATTGAAACCGGAGTAGCAAAAATTAAAGAAATGAATTGGCAGGAATATGAGGAAAAACTTAAAGAAAGACTCGGCTTATCAAAAGAACTGATTCGTGTAATGATTCACAAGGCACAGAAACATCCTCTTAAAGTAGTTTATCCGGAAGGTGAAGAGGAAAAAATAATCAGGGCAGCTCATGTCGTTTATAATGATAACATGGCTTACCCGGTACTTTTGGGAAATGAGATAATTATAAAAGATGAGATTGAAAGATTAGGTTTTGATCAGAAAGAATTCCAGATATATGATCCTGAAGCAAGTGAAAAGAGAAATGCTTATGCAGATGCATTCTTCAGGAAACGTTCCAGAAAAGGTGCAACTTTAAAAGACACCAAAAACCTGATGAAGAAACCAAATTATTTTGGCTCAATGATGGTTGAATTAGGCGAAGCTGATGCACTCATCAGTGGTTTGACGACAAGTTATCCGACTACAATCAGACCAGCGCTCCAATGTGTCGGTATGAAACAGGGAGTTAAAGTTGTATCTGGACTTTATATTGTATTTGCAAAACAGGATGTTTACTTCTTTGCTGATACAACGGTGAATGTCAATCCGAATGTTGAACAACTTGCTGAAATTGCAATTTCAACTGCAGACACCGTTAAAGCTTTTGATGTCGTTCCGAAGATAGCTATGCTTTCTTTCAGCAATTTTGGAAGTGCACCATATCCTGAATCTATAAAAGTAAAGCAAGCCACTGAATTAATTAAAAAGCTTCGACCGGATTTAATGGTTGACGGTGAAATGCAAGCTGATACGGCAGTAGTACCTGAAATCATAGAAAGTGAATTTCCATTTAGTGCTTTAAAAGGAAAACCAAATATTCTAATCTTCCCGGATCTTAATTCAGGAAATATTGCTTACAAACTGATGGCAAGAATTGGGCAGGCTTCAGTTGTTGGTCCAATTTTAATGGGAATGAATAAAACCATTCACGTATTACAGAGAGGTGCCTCAGTTGATGATATTATCAATATGACTGCAATTGCTGTTGCGGATGCAGGGTCGAAGAAAAAATGA